Proteins from a single region of Thermotoga maritima MSB8:
- a CDS encoding thiamine diphosphokinase codes for MVCIFANGSYEEFVDVSRCEKIVAVDGGANYLRTRNIVPDFFIGDADSAKEETMEWLKQHGVTLKIFPKEKDEIDLELALREFEEEEKVVFGWKGDRLDMVLALFYLLRRFKNTILESPSLTVGYVEGAKTLSAVPGEKWSILPLGGDAEGVTLKGFKYTLEDAVMPITKPTV; via the coding sequence ATGGTGTGTATTTTTGCAAACGGTTCCTATGAAGAGTTCGTGGATGTTTCCCGTTGTGAGAAAATTGTGGCGGTGGACGGAGGAGCGAACTACTTGAGAACAAGAAACATTGTACCAGATTTTTTCATAGGTGATGCCGATTCGGCGAAAGAGGAAACCATGGAGTGGTTGAAACAACACGGGGTAACGCTGAAAATATTTCCAAAGGAGAAGGACGAAATAGATCTGGAACTTGCACTTCGAGAGTTCGAAGAAGAAGAAAAGGTTGTCTTCGGATGGAAAGGAGACCGTCTCGACATGGTGCTTGCTCTTTTCTATCTGTTGAGACGCTTCAAAAACACGATCCTTGAATCACCTTCTCTCACGGTTGGTTACGTGGAAGGAGCAAAAACTCTTTCCGCTGTTCCTGGAGAAAAGTGGTCCATACTACCGCTCGGTGGCGACGCAGAAGGGGTGACCCTCAAGGGCTTCAAATACACCCTTGAGGATGCCGTTATGCCCATCACAAAACCTACGGTGTGA
- a CDS encoding transglycosylase domain-containing protein, protein MKKFLLSFFIASLLTFFLLWGLYFFFTKDLPPPEEKLVPTIRLFYSDGTPLLVSRNIWIDLSDIPEKFVEILLTSEDEEFYKHPGFDLMGFLRALIMDIKTLSFSQGGSTITQQLARTLYLSMDKSIVRKLKEIFISFWLERIRTKDEILEMYINSVYMGNGIYGFQTASKLYFGKDLSDLSVPEMCVLVALIKSPENFNPLKDPETSRKRAKIVLDRLLTEKRISTQEYENYSAELSKLEFHTQQMNVDEELFWRVVREAQDLGFSLNELRYGYRVYLTLDKELQKKVYNTVEDDKTAFVGVKVKTGEIVAYRGVGLQYGTGWRQIGSAIKPLYYYYAVLKGRNPSDLLLDLPLKIGEWEPENFDKTFKGTVSLKEALVDSRNIPSVLLYSYLQPESVRSFITEVLKLRARYPDDLTASLGTVETAPEEIVKVYSAIFNGGVVLEPYIIDKIEDRNGKIIYRGYPKVLSVVPSFVRSAQEASEILKSILKEVVERGTGVRVKIPGKEIAGKTGTAEKNAWFVGGDDEYIFAVVKDGENLLGGRDCAPVWKEIVSSWEKFEGDLRYKRLDKPGIPLIDDRTIEYLDYAKLVELVNGSKLPVSVLVKVLQLMDYNHQIEFLSKLNSVDPILSLEIWKKFLMEGG, encoded by the coding sequence ATGAAGAAATTCCTTTTATCCTTCTTCATAGCTTCGCTTTTGACTTTTTTCTTACTGTGGGGTCTTTATTTCTTCTTCACAAAAGACCTTCCTCCTCCCGAGGAGAAACTTGTGCCGACCATCAGACTGTTTTACAGTGACGGAACTCCACTGCTTGTCTCCAGGAATATCTGGATAGACCTCTCCGACATTCCAGAGAAATTCGTTGAGATACTCCTCACCTCCGAGGACGAGGAATTCTACAAACATCCAGGATTCGACCTCATGGGATTTCTGAGGGCGTTGATCATGGATATAAAGACACTGAGTTTCTCACAGGGCGGAAGCACCATCACACAGCAACTCGCCAGGACGCTTTATCTTTCGATGGACAAATCCATCGTCAGGAAATTGAAGGAAATCTTCATATCCTTCTGGCTTGAACGCATAAGAACCAAAGATGAAATCCTCGAGATGTACATAAACTCCGTCTATATGGGGAACGGAATATACGGATTCCAAACGGCCTCTAAATTATACTTCGGAAAGGACCTCTCTGATCTTTCGGTGCCGGAGATGTGTGTTCTTGTGGCTCTGATCAAATCCCCCGAGAACTTCAATCCTTTAAAAGATCCCGAGACCTCCCGAAAGAGGGCGAAGATCGTCCTGGACAGATTACTGACGGAGAAAAGAATCAGCACTCAGGAATACGAGAATTACTCTGCGGAACTTTCAAAACTCGAGTTTCACACGCAGCAGATGAACGTGGACGAGGAACTCTTCTGGAGGGTCGTGAGAGAAGCCCAGGACCTTGGATTTTCGCTGAACGAACTCAGGTACGGCTACAGGGTTTATCTCACACTGGATAAAGAACTTCAGAAAAAGGTGTACAACACGGTCGAAGATGATAAGACAGCTTTTGTTGGTGTAAAGGTGAAAACAGGAGAAATAGTGGCTTATCGAGGAGTCGGCCTTCAATACGGAACCGGATGGAGACAGATAGGATCAGCCATAAAGCCCCTGTATTATTACTATGCCGTTCTCAAGGGAAGAAACCCTTCCGATCTCCTTCTGGACCTTCCCCTGAAGATCGGAGAGTGGGAACCAGAAAACTTCGATAAAACCTTCAAAGGAACAGTCAGTTTGAAGGAAGCACTCGTTGATTCGAGGAACATCCCTTCTGTGTTACTTTACTCTTATTTGCAACCAGAGAGTGTGAGGAGTTTTATAACGGAAGTATTGAAGCTGAGAGCCAGGTATCCAGACGATCTCACCGCTTCTCTTGGTACTGTGGAAACAGCCCCGGAAGAGATCGTGAAGGTTTATTCCGCCATCTTCAACGGAGGAGTGGTTCTGGAGCCATACATCATCGACAAAATAGAAGACAGAAACGGGAAGATCATCTACAGAGGGTACCCGAAAGTGCTGTCCGTCGTTCCGTCTTTTGTGAGATCCGCCCAGGAAGCGAGTGAAATATTGAAGAGTATCTTAAAAGAAGTGGTTGAGAGAGGCACCGGTGTTCGGGTGAAGATTCCAGGAAAAGAAATCGCGGGAAAAACAGGAACGGCAGAGAAGAACGCCTGGTTCGTTGGAGGAGATGATGAGTACATATTCGCGGTGGTAAAGGACGGGGAAAACCTTCTTGGTGGAAGGGATTGCGCTCCAGTGTGGAAAGAAATAGTGAGCAGCTGGGAGAAGTTCGAGGGAGATCTTCGATACAAAAGACTAGACAAACCGGGAATTCCTCTTATTGACGATAGAACAATAGAATATCTGGACTACGCGAAACTGGTTGAACTGGTCAATGGATCGAAACTTCCTGTGAGCGTTCTTGTCAAAGTTCTACAGCTCATGGACTACAATCATCAGATTGAATTCCTCTCAAAATTGAACAGCGTGGATCCGATACTGTCCCTTGAAATCTGGAAAAAGTTTTTGATGGAAGGAGGTTGA
- a CDS encoding pyruvate kinase alpha/beta domain-containing protein: MVLFEKPGKENTRKTLEIAIQKASELSSKKLLIASATGYSARMALEMIPEDMKLVVVTHHAGFEEPDTQEFDEELRKLLKEKGHDVLTATHALSAGERSLRRKFGGIYPLEIIANTLRMFSEGVKVGVEITLMAADAGLVKTSELVVACGGTESGLDSAIVVKPANSPNLFDLKITEILCKPLIS, translated from the coding sequence ATGGTCCTGTTCGAAAAACCAGGAAAGGAGAACACAAGAAAAACCCTCGAAATAGCAATTCAAAAAGCCTCTGAGCTTTCTTCAAAAAAGCTATTGATCGCTTCCGCTACGGGTTACAGTGCTAGAATGGCCCTCGAGATGATTCCGGAAGACATGAAGCTCGTTGTGGTGACACACCACGCGGGCTTTGAAGAACCCGACACTCAGGAATTCGACGAAGAATTGAGAAAATTGTTGAAAGAAAAGGGTCACGATGTTCTCACAGCTACGCATGCCCTCTCCGCGGGTGAAAGGTCTCTGAGAAGAAAATTTGGTGGAATCTACCCTCTTGAGATAATAGCGAACACGCTGAGAATGTTCAGCGAAGGTGTGAAGGTGGGTGTGGAGATAACGCTCATGGCGGCTGACGCGGGACTTGTTAAAACGTCTGAACTGGTTGTTGCCTGCGGTGGAACAGAAAGCGGTCTCGACTCGGCAATCGTTGTCAAGCCCGCGAATTCTCCAAATCTTTTCGATCTAAAGATCACGGAAATTCTCTGTAAACCTCTGATTTCTTGA
- the dxr gene encoding 1-deoxy-D-xylulose-5-phosphate reductoisomerase: MEERTLVILGATGSIGTQTLDVLKKVKGIRLIGISFHSNLELAFKIVKEFNVKNVAITGDVEFEDSSINVWKGSHSIEEMLEALKPDITMVAVSGFSGLRAVLASLEHSKRVCLANKESLVCGGFLVKKKLKEKGTELIPVDSEHSAIFQVMEPEVEKVVLTASGGALRDWKISKIDRARPEDVLKHPVWNMGARITVDSATMVNKAFEVLEAMELFELPFEKIEVKIHREGLVHGAVVLPDGNVKMVVSPPDMRIPISYALFYPRRVALEPFFLRTISLSFEDPDPEKYPAFFLLKEIKDSYALRTAFNAADEVAVEAFLKGRIRFGGIHRVIEKTLEEFQGYPQPRTLDDVERIHFEAIKKAERVTEWLSSTSY; this comes from the coding sequence ATGGAAGAAAGAACCCTCGTGATACTGGGTGCCACTGGATCCATAGGGACTCAGACACTCGATGTTTTGAAAAAAGTGAAAGGAATTCGATTGATAGGTATCTCGTTTCACAGCAATCTGGAGCTGGCCTTCAAGATCGTGAAAGAATTCAACGTGAAGAACGTGGCGATCACGGGTGATGTGGAGTTCGAAGACAGTTCGATCAATGTCTGGAAAGGTTCTCATTCCATAGAAGAGATGCTGGAAGCGCTGAAGCCTGACATCACAATGGTAGCAGTTTCGGGATTCAGTGGATTGAGGGCGGTGCTTGCGTCTCTAGAACACTCGAAAAGGGTGTGTCTTGCGAACAAAGAATCTCTCGTGTGCGGCGGATTTCTGGTGAAGAAAAAACTCAAAGAGAAAGGAACGGAACTTATTCCAGTCGATAGTGAACACAGCGCCATCTTTCAGGTGATGGAGCCAGAAGTGGAAAAGGTGGTTTTGACAGCTTCTGGAGGTGCTTTGAGAGACTGGAAAATTTCCAAGATCGATAGAGCAAGGCCTGAAGACGTACTCAAGCATCCCGTGTGGAATATGGGAGCCCGTATAACGGTAGATTCTGCTACAATGGTGAACAAGGCGTTCGAAGTTCTGGAAGCCATGGAACTTTTCGAGCTGCCCTTCGAGAAGATAGAAGTGAAGATACACAGAGAGGGATTGGTTCACGGAGCAGTGGTTCTGCCCGATGGAAACGTCAAAATGGTGGTGTCACCACCGGATATGAGAATACCGATAAGTTATGCCCTTTTCTATCCGAGACGCGTCGCTCTTGAACCGTTTTTTCTGAGGACCATTAGCCTTTCTTTTGAAGATCCCGATCCCGAAAAATACCCTGCGTTCTTTCTTCTGAAAGAGATAAAGGATTCTTACGCTCTGAGAACAGCTTTCAACGCGGCAGATGAAGTGGCAGTCGAAGCCTTTTTGAAGGGGAGAATAAGGTTCGGTGGTATCCACAGAGTGATAGAGAAAACTCTCGAAGAGTTTCAAGGATATCCACAGCCACGAACGCTGGATGATGTGGAGCGAATTCATTTCGAAGCGATAAAAAAAGCGGAGAGGGTGACAGAATGGTTATCGTCTACTTCATATTGA
- a CDS encoding undecaprenyl-diphosphate phosphatase: MDLLLGIVQGLTEFLPISSSGHLTLLSHLLKTDLNAYQTAVLHLGTLVSVVLFALDGIRRSLRSWRIILNLIVSTIPAGVFGVLFEKQIDQLFSSPRFLPLFFSATALILMFTRYSSSGEKRMENMSFLDALLVGIAQLFALFPGISRSGITVSSLLFMKYRSEDALQYSFLMSIPVVLGAGILGLGKGNVTILAPIFAFLSGLFALYVLSRSVRSGKIWQFSYYCLFVAILSYLAG; encoded by the coding sequence GTGGATCTGCTGCTCGGAATAGTACAGGGATTGACGGAGTTTCTTCCCATTTCCAGTTCCGGACACCTGACTCTTCTGTCGCATCTGTTAAAGACGGATCTGAACGCTTACCAGACGGCCGTTCTGCATCTTGGGACGCTGGTATCCGTTGTTCTTTTCGCGCTTGACGGTATAAGAAGGAGTCTGAGAAGCTGGAGAATCATCCTGAATCTGATTGTTTCAACCATTCCGGCCGGCGTTTTTGGAGTTCTCTTCGAAAAACAAATCGATCAACTGTTTTCTTCACCACGCTTTCTCCCTCTGTTTTTCTCTGCAACCGCTTTGATCCTGATGTTCACCAGGTATTCTTCGTCTGGTGAAAAGAGAATGGAAAACATGAGTTTCCTCGATGCCCTTCTTGTTGGGATTGCCCAGCTTTTTGCTCTCTTTCCGGGTATCTCGAGAAGTGGAATCACAGTGTCTTCTCTTTTGTTCATGAAGTACAGAAGCGAAGATGCTCTTCAATACTCCTTTCTGATGTCCATACCTGTCGTTCTGGGCGCAGGAATCCTTGGCTTAGGAAAGGGAAATGTAACCATTCTGGCACCGATCTTTGCTTTTCTTTCCGGCCTTTTTGCTCTTTACGTGCTTTCAAGATCTGTGAGATCTGGAAAGATATGGCAGTTTTCTTACTACTGTTTGTTCGTGGCGATTTTGAGCTACCTTGCGGGGTGA
- a CDS encoding MBL fold metallo-hydrolase, with protein MELKILVTGGNVFVPGRLNAHFSTVVYLEHKDRRIIIDPGNLSSMDELEEKFSELGISPDDITDVLFTHVHLDHIFNSVLFENATFYVHEVYKTKNYLSFGTIVGRIYSKVISSWKNVVLLKGEESLFDEKVKVFHTPWHAREHLSFLLDTENAGRVLITGDITPNRLSYYDIIKGYGSVQVKNFLDRVGRIDLLVFPHDAPLKPEVKK; from the coding sequence GTGGAGTTGAAAATCCTCGTAACGGGAGGAAACGTTTTCGTTCCAGGAAGGCTGAACGCTCACTTCTCCACTGTCGTTTATCTGGAACACAAGGACAGAAGAATCATCATCGACCCCGGTAACCTCTCTTCTATGGACGAACTGGAAGAAAAGTTCTCTGAGCTAGGAATCTCCCCGGATGATATAACGGACGTTCTCTTCACGCATGTGCATCTCGATCATATCTTCAACTCTGTCCTCTTCGAGAATGCTACTTTCTATGTTCATGAAGTTTACAAAACGAAGAACTATCTTTCTTTTGGTACGATCGTGGGAAGAATCTATTCAAAAGTGATCTCTTCGTGGAAGAATGTGGTGCTTCTGAAGGGAGAAGAGTCGCTGTTCGATGAAAAAGTAAAGGTGTTTCACACTCCATGGCACGCCAGAGAGCACCTTTCTTTTCTTCTCGATACGGAGAATGCGGGAAGAGTGCTGATCACGGGGGATATAACACCTAACAGGCTTAGCTACTATGATATAATCAAAGGGTACGGAAGTGTTCAGGTTAAGAACTTCCTTGACAGAGTTGGAAGGATCGATCTTTTAGTTTTTCCACACGACGCACCGCTGAAACCGGAGGTGAAAAAATGA
- a CDS encoding M50 family metallopeptidase: protein MVIVYFILILTGVIMVHELGHYLFARLFKVKVLEFAIGFGPKIFSVKGRETTFRLNVFPIGGYVRMLGEEGEEIADEEEKEKSFYAKPAWQRFLITLAGPLFSILAGYLLFLPITLNWGIALPGIDEVVPGSPAEEAGLRRGDIIYSINDKIAFDTSIISNEIQKGLPVELVIIRNGEKKSLRLTPRMYPETYEFVLESAEGTPSGKLVSVNGNRDTSVLKEFVNEYVVLEFEGGTVKGILKQFNEIPARYMIGISFSGLAPVFKKDIYFKEGLFVFKKGDRIVRVEDQEIEGWQDLVVLYQRLTLGKDTMIVSLQGENIEWWRGLSGSVRVVIKRGDSTIEKNVEASFLKNILETPDLLEMGVPRYKPKNPLEAVNLSVKACNYVLLTTASSLKNFFRNVQTGQIVGVVGLAGVISAASKTGLEAVLTVVAVITISLGVLNLLPLPALDGGRIIFSLVEMITRKKLNPQVENIIHFLGFIFLMILFLYITFLDIGRMMGI from the coding sequence ATGGTTATCGTCTACTTCATATTGATATTGACGGGTGTCATAATGGTCCACGAACTCGGCCACTATCTTTTTGCGAGGCTCTTTAAAGTGAAGGTTCTGGAGTTCGCGATTGGGTTTGGACCAAAGATTTTTTCTGTGAAGGGAAGGGAAACTACCTTCAGACTAAACGTCTTTCCCATAGGTGGATACGTGAGAATGCTCGGCGAAGAAGGAGAAGAGATAGCAGACGAGGAAGAGAAAGAAAAGAGTTTCTACGCGAAACCCGCCTGGCAGAGATTTCTGATCACCCTTGCGGGTCCTCTCTTTTCAATACTCGCGGGTTATCTCCTCTTTCTCCCTATCACTCTTAACTGGGGAATCGCGCTTCCCGGGATAGATGAAGTTGTGCCGGGAAGTCCCGCAGAAGAAGCTGGACTGAGACGAGGAGATATCATCTATTCCATAAACGACAAGATCGCTTTTGACACGTCAATCATCTCGAACGAGATCCAGAAGGGACTGCCTGTTGAACTGGTTATCATCAGGAATGGTGAGAAGAAATCTCTCAGGTTAACTCCCAGAATGTATCCCGAAACGTACGAGTTCGTTCTTGAAAGTGCAGAAGGAACTCCTTCGGGAAAACTCGTCTCAGTTAACGGAAACAGAGACACATCTGTTCTCAAAGAATTTGTGAACGAATACGTGGTTCTTGAGTTCGAAGGAGGAACGGTAAAGGGAATTCTGAAGCAGTTCAACGAAATTCCGGCCCGCTATATGATCGGAATATCCTTCTCCGGGCTCGCTCCTGTGTTCAAAAAGGACATTTATTTTAAAGAAGGGCTTTTCGTCTTTAAAAAGGGAGATCGTATAGTCCGGGTGGAAGACCAGGAAATAGAAGGATGGCAGGACTTGGTGGTGCTTTATCAGAGGCTGACACTGGGAAAAGACACCATGATAGTGAGTTTGCAGGGAGAAAATATCGAATGGTGGAGAGGACTTTCAGGCAGCGTCAGAGTAGTGATAAAAAGGGGTGACAGCACGATAGAGAAAAACGTGGAGGCCTCATTTTTGAAAAACATCCTCGAAACGCCCGATCTCTTGGAGATGGGTGTTCCCCGTTATAAACCGAAGAATCCTCTGGAAGCGGTGAATCTTTCTGTGAAGGCGTGCAACTACGTGTTACTGACGACTGCCTCTTCTCTGAAGAACTTCTTCAGGAATGTTCAGACAGGACAGATAGTGGGAGTGGTGGGACTGGCGGGCGTGATCAGTGCGGCATCCAAAACGGGTCTGGAGGCAGTCCTCACAGTTGTGGCTGTGATAACAATCAGTCTGGGTGTTTTGAATCTTCTGCCACTTCCGGCGCTCGATGGTGGTCGCATTATCTTCTCGCTTGTGGAGATGATCACTCGAAAGAAACTCAATCCCCAGGTCGAAAACATCATTCATTTCCTTGGGTTCATATTTCTCATGATACTCTTCCTTTACATCACATTCCTCGACATAGGAAGGATGATGGGAATATGA
- the ispG gene encoding flavodoxin-dependent (E)-4-hydroxy-3-methylbut-2-enyl-diphosphate synthase, which yields MRKSVKVGKVVIGGEAPVSVQSMTTTKTADVEKTVSQIKSLERAGCEIVRVAVQDEEDAKAIRRIKEQIEIPLVADIQFDYRLAILSIENGADKIRINPGNMSRDRLKDVVAAAKGKGIPIRVGANVGSIKRRTSERWKDLAESALEEVRLLEKEGFYDIIVSVKSSDVLETIKANEYIAEKVEYPIHLGVTEAGVSETAIVKSSIAIGHLLLKNIGDTIRVSISGDPVREVIVGKKILIALGLREGVEVIACPTCGRAEIDVENMAKMIEENFFHVQKRLKIAVMGCVVNGIGEGKDADLGVAGLRDGAVIFVKGEIKERVSKEFVLERLKYYLNELLEEVER from the coding sequence ATGAGAAAGAGTGTGAAAGTCGGGAAGGTGGTGATCGGGGGAGAAGCCCCCGTGAGTGTTCAGTCTATGACCACGACGAAGACGGCCGACGTGGAAAAAACCGTCTCCCAAATAAAAAGCCTTGAAAGGGCTGGTTGTGAGATCGTTCGGGTGGCCGTTCAAGATGAAGAAGATGCGAAAGCAATCAGACGAATAAAGGAACAGATAGAGATTCCCCTTGTTGCGGATATTCAGTTCGATTACAGGCTTGCTATTCTTTCGATTGAGAATGGAGCAGACAAAATAAGGATCAATCCAGGTAATATGAGTAGGGATCGGCTGAAGGATGTCGTCGCGGCTGCGAAAGGAAAAGGCATTCCCATTCGTGTTGGAGCGAACGTGGGATCCATAAAGAGGAGGACCTCAGAAAGGTGGAAAGATCTGGCAGAATCCGCTCTCGAGGAAGTCAGACTACTCGAGAAGGAAGGGTTCTACGATATCATCGTCTCGGTGAAGAGCTCGGATGTTCTCGAAACGATAAAGGCGAACGAGTACATCGCCGAAAAGGTCGAATATCCCATCCATCTTGGGGTGACCGAGGCGGGAGTTTCGGAAACGGCCATTGTTAAATCCTCCATTGCTATAGGTCATCTCCTTCTGAAAAACATAGGTGACACCATAAGGGTATCCATATCTGGAGATCCAGTGAGGGAGGTTATCGTCGGAAAGAAAATCCTCATAGCCCTCGGTCTCAGGGAAGGTGTGGAGGTGATAGCCTGCCCCACTTGTGGCAGAGCAGAAATAGATGTCGAAAATATGGCGAAGATGATCGAAGAGAATTTCTTTCACGTTCAAAAGAGATTGAAAATAGCTGTTATGGGATGTGTTGTGAACGGTATTGGAGAAGGAAAAGATGCCGATCTGGGAGTGGCCGGTCTCAGGGATGGAGCTGTTATATTCGTGAAAGGAGAGATAAAAGAACGTGTTTCAAAAGAGTTCGTTCTGGAACGTCTCAAATACTATCTGAATGAACTACTCGAGGAGGTGGAACGATGA
- a CDS encoding CBS domain-containing protein: MKVKKWVTQDFPMVEESATVRECLHRMRQYQTNECIVKDREGHFRGVVNKEDLLDLDLDSSVFNKVSLPDFFVHEEDNITHALLLFLEHQEPYLPVVDEEMRLKGAVSLHDFLEALIEALAMDVPGIRFSVLLEDKPGELRKVVDALALSNINILSVITTRSGDGKREVLIKVDAVDEGTLIKLFESLGIKIESIEKEEGF, encoded by the coding sequence ATGAAAGTCAAAAAATGGGTCACCCAGGACTTCCCGATGGTTGAAGAATCAGCTACAGTGAGAGAATGTCTGCACAGGATGAGGCAGTACCAGACGAACGAATGTATTGTCAAAGATCGGGAAGGCCACTTCAGAGGAGTGGTGAACAAGGAGGATTTGCTGGATCTGGATCTTGATTCTTCTGTATTCAATAAAGTTTCTCTTCCGGACTTTTTCGTCCACGAAGAAGACAACATCACCCACGCTCTTCTTCTGTTTCTGGAGCACCAGGAGCCTTACCTTCCGGTGGTTGATGAAGAGATGCGCCTCAAGGGTGCTGTGAGTCTTCATGATTTTCTTGAAGCGCTCATAGAGGCTCTGGCGATGGACGTTCCTGGTATCCGTTTTTCTGTCCTTCTCGAGGACAAACCTGGAGAGTTGAGGAAGGTTGTAGATGCCTTAGCGCTCAGTAACATAAACATCTTATCCGTTATCACAACAAGGTCAGGAGATGGCAAGAGAGAGGTTCTCATCAAAGTGGACGCGGTAGATGAAGGAACACTCATCAAGCTTTTTGAAAGTCTTGGGATAAAAATAGAATCCATCGAAAAGGAAGAGGGGTTCTGA
- a CDS encoding glycogen synthase, with translation MKVVFVSYEVFPFAKVGGLADVAGTLPKYLKKHGVDVTIVMPKHRIVEKNAEKFGYEIKKVAESLSVSHVKTDQKFDIYESVLPGSDVKTYFVANDYYFSAEDVYAGPDLGEQAIFFCAATLDLVKHLDLKPDIVHVNDWQTALIPVYLKTVYRDDPYFSRTATVLTIHNLGYQGVFDPKYLSFAGLPDYVYTIDGLEFYGQLNFLKGGIVFSDVINTVSPTYAEEIQTEEYGEKLDGVLRMRSKDLYGILNGIDYELYNPATDRYIYVNYDVNRLELKWENKVKLQEELGLPVNKETAVAGLISRLVPQKGLDLLVDVMDYLTLFDLQIVVLGTGDEQYENAFRKFQERYPDKVSANIKFDVELAQKIYAGADIFLMPSRYEPCGLGQMFSMRYGTIPVVRYTGGLADTVKEYDPQSMEGTGFGFKKYDSAHLLKAVSKALHFYYREKDHWRRIMTNAMNTDLSWDRSAKEYVDLYKKALAKVGR, from the coding sequence ATGAAAGTGGTATTCGTTTCTTACGAGGTTTTTCCGTTCGCGAAAGTAGGAGGATTGGCGGACGTTGCTGGAACTCTTCCAAAGTACTTGAAGAAACACGGGGTGGATGTCACGATAGTTATGCCGAAACACAGAATCGTTGAAAAAAATGCGGAGAAATTTGGGTATGAGATCAAGAAAGTAGCCGAAAGTCTCTCTGTTTCTCATGTCAAAACCGATCAAAAGTTCGATATATATGAATCCGTTCTTCCCGGTAGCGATGTGAAAACGTATTTCGTTGCCAACGATTACTATTTCTCTGCGGAAGATGTCTACGCGGGGCCAGATCTTGGTGAACAGGCGATTTTCTTCTGTGCGGCCACTCTGGATCTGGTAAAACATCTTGATTTGAAGCCCGATATCGTCCATGTGAACGACTGGCAAACCGCTTTGATCCCCGTCTATTTGAAAACTGTGTACAGGGACGATCCTTACTTTTCCAGAACGGCCACGGTTTTGACAATACACAACCTTGGATACCAGGGCGTGTTCGATCCAAAGTACCTCTCTTTTGCAGGCCTTCCCGATTATGTTTACACTATCGACGGTCTTGAGTTCTACGGACAGCTGAATTTCCTCAAGGGCGGAATAGTGTTCAGCGATGTGATAAACACGGTTAGCCCCACTTACGCCGAGGAAATTCAGACGGAAGAGTATGGTGAGAAACTCGATGGTGTACTGAGAATGCGCTCGAAGGATCTCTACGGTATATTGAACGGAATAGATTACGAGCTTTATAACCCAGCCACGGACAGATACATTTACGTCAACTACGACGTGAATCGTCTTGAACTCAAGTGGGAAAACAAGGTGAAGCTCCAGGAAGAACTGGGACTTCCCGTTAACAAGGAAACGGCTGTAGCCGGGTTGATCAGCAGGCTCGTCCCTCAAAAAGGTCTGGACCTTCTGGTTGATGTGATGGATTATCTGACGCTCTTTGATCTTCAGATCGTTGTTCTAGGAACAGGAGATGAACAGTACGAGAACGCTTTCAGAAAGTTCCAGGAAAGGTATCCAGACAAAGTATCAGCGAACATAAAGTTCGATGTCGAGCTGGCGCAGAAGATATACGCCGGTGCGGACATATTCCTCATGCCGAGCAGATACGAACCGTGCGGTTTGGGACAGATGTTCAGCATGAGATACGGAACAATCCCCGTTGTGAGATACACGGGAGGCCTGGCGGATACTGTGAAAGAATACGATCCACAATCGATGGAAGGTACGGGTTTTGGATTCAAGAAGTACGATTCCGCTCATCTTTTGAAGGCTGTTTCGAAGGCTTTGCACTTTTACTACAGGGAAAAAGATCATTGGAGGAGAATCATGACAAATGCCATGAACACGGATCTGTCCTGGGACAGGTCCGCCAAAGAGTACGTTGATCTTTACAAAAAAGCCCTTGCAAAGGTTGGAAGGTGA
- a CDS encoding methylated-DNA--[protein]-cysteine S-methyltransferase — protein sequence MRVPGNISVQTENGKVVKIILGSNETEGSEEILREIEEYLSGQRKSFSFQVEIRGTPFQKRVWEEVRKIPYGETKTYSEIAKKLGTSPRAVGQALSKNPLPLYIPCHRVVSKKGLGGFSAGLEWKKYLIDLERFRK from the coding sequence ATGAGAGTGCCGGGAAACATTTCTGTTCAGACGGAGAATGGAAAGGTAGTGAAAATTATCTTGGGATCGAACGAAACAGAAGGTTCGGAGGAGATTCTCCGCGAAATAGAAGAATACCTTTCAGGTCAAAGAAAAAGCTTTTCATTCCAGGTAGAGATCAGAGGCACACCCTTTCAGAAAAGAGTCTGGGAAGAAGTTCGAAAAATCCCGTACGGTGAGACGAAAACTTACAGCGAGATAGCAAAAAAACTCGGAACGTCCCCCAGAGCAGTGGGGCAGGCTCTTTCGAAAAACCCTCTTCCTCTCTATATACCGTGCCACAGGGTGGTTTCTAAGAAAGGACTCGGTGGTTTCAGCGCAGGCTTGGAATGGAAGAAATACCTGATCGATCTGGAGAGATTCAGAAAATGA